Proteins found in one Misgurnus anguillicaudatus chromosome 3, ASM2758022v2, whole genome shotgun sequence genomic segment:
- the LOC129445261 gene encoding uncharacterized protein, translating to MYILFYFRQGKASENSSREGKTTTAPSPITNSSSNTLTFASSPTTETAKSYTQSHGTTKSDTTNSGSQHQNTISGVSDGTSSSSSHTSTSASNPTIESAISTTSRHNTTPVLGTTRSDKTSSGSQHHTTTSGKSDGISSSSSHTLTSDSSPITESTVSTTSSLTTESTVSTTSSHRTTPVKGITRSDKTSSGSQHPTTALGVSGGTSSSSSHTSTSASSPTTEFVVSTTLSLTTESADQTSLVSTTESFTSSSGSQHHITRSVLSTIKSDTTSSGSQHHTTTSVLSTTRSDTSSLGKQPHIKTLGVSDGTSSSSSHTSTSASSLTQEFAVRTTSSPTTESAVSTTSSATTVFAVSTTSSHSTTPVLGTRRSDTTSSRSQHHTTTSGVSDGTSSSSIHNSKSALSPTTESAVGNISSHSTTPVLGTSSSTTTGFAVSTSPSHSKTSALDTRRSDTTSSGSQHHTTTSSLSNGTSSSSIHTSKSASSPTTESAVSNISSQSTTPVLGTTSSTTTESAVSHSKTPVLGTTRSDTTSSGSQHHTTTSGVSDGTSSSSIHNSKSASSPTTESVVSNISSQSTIPVLGTTSSTTTESAVSHSKTPVIGTTRSDKTSSGSQHPTTTSGGSDGTSSSSIHNSKSALSPTTESAVSNISNHSTTPVLGTSLSTTTGSAVSTSSSHSKTSALDTRRSDTTSSGSPHHTTTSGVSDGTSSSSIHNSKSALSPTTESAVSHSTTHVLSTSLSTTTGSAVSTSSIHSKTSALDTTRSDTTSSGSQHHTTTSGVSYGTSSSSLHNSRSASSPTTESVVSNISSQSTTPVLGTTSSTITESAVSHSKTPVLGTTRSDTTSSGSQHHTTTSGFSDGTSSSSIHNSRSASSPTTESFVSNISSQSTILVLGTTSSTTTESAVSHSKTPVIGTTRSDKTSSGSQHPTTALGVSDGTSSSSSHTSTSASSLTTESADQTPVLGTTGSFTSSSGSQHHITRSVLSTTKSDTTSSGSQHHTTTSVLSTTRSDTYSSGTQPHIKTLGVSDGTSSSSSHTSTSASSPTQEFAVRTTSSTTTESAVRTTSSPTTESAVSTTSSATTVFAVSTPSSHSTTPVLGTRRSNTTSSGSQHHTTTSVVSDGTSSSSIHNSKSASSPTTESAVSNISSQSTTPVLGTTSSTITESAVSHSKTPVLDTTRSDKTSSGSQHPTTALGLSDGTSSSSSHTSTSASNLTTESADQTSVVGTTGSFTSSAGSQHHITTSGVSDGTSSSSIHNSKSASSPTTESVVSNISSQNTTPVLGTTSSTTTESAVSHSKTPVLGTTRSDTTSSGSQHHTTTSGVSDSTSSSSIHNSKSASSPTTESVVSNISSQSTTPVLGTTSSTTTESAVSHSKNPVLGTTRSDTTSSGSQHHTITSSLSDGTSSSSIHNSKSALSPTTESAVSNISSHSTTLVLGTSSSTTTGSAVSTSSSHRKTSALDTTKSDTSRSGSQHHTTTSGVSDGTSSSSIHNSKSASSPTTGSAVSNISSHSTTLVLGTSSSTTTGSAVSTSSSHRKPFALDTTKSDTSRSGSQHHTTTSGVSDGTSSSSIHNSKSASSPTTGSAVSHSETPVLTITRSDTTSSGSRHHTTTSGVSDVTSSSSIHNSKSASSPTTGSAVSHSETPVLTITRSDTTSSGSRHHTTTSGVSDVTSSSSIHNSKSASSPTTGSAVSHSETPVLTITRSDTTSSGSRHHTITSGVSDVTSSSSIHNSKSALSPTTESAVSNISSHSTTLVLGTSSSTTTGSAVSTSSSHRKPFALDTTKSDTSRSGSQHHTTTSGVSDGTSSSSIHNSKSASSPTTGSAVSHTETPILTITRSDTTSSGSRHHTATSGVPDVTSSSSIHNLKSASSPTTGSAVSHSETPVLTITRSDTTSSGSRHHTTTSGVSDVTSSSSIHNSKSASSPTTGSAVSHSETPVLTITRSDTTSSGSRHHTINSGVSDVTSSSSIHNSKSALSPTTESAVSNISSHSTTLVLGTSSSTTTGSAVSTSSSHRKPFALDTTKSDTSRSGSQHHTTTSGVSDGTSSSSIHNSKSASSPTTGSAVSHSETPVLTITRSDTTSSGSRHHTTTSGVSDVTSSSSIHNSKSASSPITGSAVSHSETPVLTITRSDTTRSGSRHHTTTSGVSDVTSSSSIHNSKSASSPTTESAVSNILSQSTTPVLGTSSSTITESAVSHSKTPVLGTTRSDTTSSGSQHHTATSSLSDGTSSSSIRTSKSAIGPTTQSAVSTNSHHSTTPVLGTTRSKGHSEKDSSSEDKNNPEDNCQSQKDPSSKGKHNAKDNRGNGQSHEDSSRKVHMKTKDTNARASCLNTATTRSHNNPTQKPKNPAETPNNPTTKPNNPTSKPNYPTTKPNNTAEKPNNPTTKPNNPTTKPNNPTTNPNNRTTKPNNSTTNPNNPTTKPNNSTPQPNSPAEKPNNRTTKPHNPTTNPNNPTTKPNNSTTNPNNPTTKPNNSTPQPNNPTTKPNNPTPKPNNPTPKPNVPIPQTTAAKNKGINVAMSYLAFLITVIYFI from the exons atgtacatattattttattttcgcCAAGGTAAAGCTTCTGAGAATTCCTCAAGGGAAGGCAAAACTACCACTGCCCCAAGCCCAATTACAAATTCTTCATCAAACACCTTAACATTTGCATCAAGCCCCACCACAGAAACTGCTAAAAGCTACACCCAAAGCCACGGCACAACAAAAAGTGATACAACTAACTCGGGATCACAACACCAAAACACAATATCAGGGGTGTCTGATGGCACAAGCTCTTCCTCGAGCCACACCTCAACCTCTGCATCAAACCCCACCATAGAATCTGCTATAAGCACCACCTCAAGACACAACACAACCCCTGTTTtaggcacaacaagaagtgatAAAACAAGCTCGGGATCACAGCACCACACCACAACCTCAGGAAAGTCTGATGGCATAAGCTCTTCCTCAAGCCACACCTTAACATCTGATTCAAGTCCCATCACAGAATCTACTGTTAGCACCACCTCAAGCCTGACCACAGAATCGACTGTAAGCACCACCTCAAGCCACCGCACAACCCCTGTTAAAGGCATAACAAGAAGTGATAAAACAAGCTCAGGATCACAGCACCCCACCACAGCATTAGGGGTGTCTGGTGGCACAAGCTCTTCCTCAAGCCACACCTCAACCTCtgcctcaagccccaccacagaATTTGTTGTAAGCACCACCTTAAGCCTGACCACAGAATCTGCTGACCAAACATCTCTCGTAAGCACAACAGAAAGTTTTACATCTAGCTCAGGATCACAGCACCACATCACAAGATCTGTTTTAAGCACAATAAAAAGTGATACAACAAGTTCAGGATCACAGCACCACACGACAACCTCTGTTTTAAGCACAACAAGAAGTGATACATCTAGCTTAGGAAAACAGCCCCACATAAAAACCTTAGGGGTTTCTGATGGCACAAGCTCTTCTTCAAGCCACACCTCAACATCTGCATCAAGCCTCACCCAAGAATTTGCTGTTAgaaccacctcaagccccaccacagaATCTGCTGTAAGCACCACCTCAAGTGCCACCACGGTATTTGCTGTAAGCACCACCTCAAGCCATAGCACAACTCCTGTCTTAGGCACAAGAAGAAGTGATACAACTAGCTCAAGATCACAGCACCACACCACAACATCAGGTGTGTCTGATGGCACAAGTTCTTCCTCAATCCACAACTCAAAATCTGCCTTAAGTCCCACCACAGAATCTGCTGTAGGCAACATCTCAAGCCACAGCACAACCCCTGTTTTAGGCACATCCTCAAGCACCACCACAGGATTTGCTGTAAGCACCAGCCCCAGCCacagtaaaacctctgctttaGACACAAGAAGAAGTGATACAACTAGCTCAGGATCACAGCACCACACCACAACCTCAAGTTTGTCTAATGGCACAAGTTCTTCCTCAATCCACACCTCAAAATCTGCCTCAAGTCCCACGACAGAATCTGCTGTAAGCAACATCTCAAGCCAAAGCACAACCCCTGTTTTGGGCACCACTTCAAGCACCACCACAGAATCTGCTGTAAGCCACAGTAAAACCCCTGTTTtgggcacaacaagaagtgatACAACTAGTTCAGGATCACAGCACCACACCACAACCTCAGGTGTGTCTGATGGCACAAGTTCTTCCTCAATCCACAACTCAAAATCTGCCTCAAGTCCCACCACAGAATCTGTTGTAAGCAACATCTCAAGTCAAAGCACAATCCCTGTTTTAGGCACCACCTCAAGCACCACCACAGAATCTGCTGTAAGCCACAGTAAAACCCCTGTTAtaggcacaacaagaagtgatAAAACAAGCTCAGGATCACAGCACCCCACCACAACCTCAGGTGGATCTGATGGCACAAGTTCTTCTTCAATACACAACTCAAAATCTGCCTTAAGTCCCACCACAGAATCTGCTGTAAGCAACATCTCAAACCACAGCACAACCCCTGTTTTAGGCACATCCTTAAGCACCACCACAGGATCTGCTGTAAGCACCAGCTCCAGCCacagtaaaacctctgctttaGACACAAGAAGAAGTGATACAACTAGCTCAGGATCACCGCACCACACCACAACCTCAGGTGTGTCTGATGGCACAAGTTCTTCCTCAATACACAACTCAAAATCTGCCTTAAGTCCCACCACAGAATCTGCTGTAAGCCACAGCACAACCCATGTTTTAAGCACATCCTTAAGCACAACCACAGGATCTGCTGTAAGCACCAGCTCCATCCacagtaaaacctctgctttaGACACAACAAGAAGTGATACAACTAGTTCAGGATCACAGCACCACACCACAACATCAGGTGTGTCTTATGGCACAAGTTCTTCCTCACTCCACAACTCAAGATCTGCCTCAAGTCCCACCACAGAATCTGTTGTAAGCAACATCTCAAGCCAAAGCACAACCCCTGTTTTAGGCACCACCTCAAGCACCATCACAGAATCTGCTGTAAGCCACAGTAAAACCCCTGTTTtgggcacaacaagaagtgatACAACTAGCTCAGGATCACAGCACCACACCACAACCTCAGGTTTCTCTGATGGCACAAGTTCTTCCTCAATCCACAACTCAAGATCTGCCTCAAGTCCCACCACAGAATCTTTTGTAAGCAACATCTCAAGTCAAAGCACAATCCTTGTTTTAGGCACCACCTCAAGCACCACCACAGAATCTGCTGTAAGCCACAGTAAAACCCCTGTTAtaggcacaacaagaagtgatAAAACAAGCTCAGGATCACAGCACCCCACCACAGCATTAGGGGTGTCTGATGGCACAAGCTCTTCCTCAAGCCACACCTCAACCTCTGCCTCAAGCCTGACCACAGAATCTGCTGACCAAACACCTGTCTTAGGCACAACAGGAAGTTTTACATCTAGCTCAGGATCACAGCACCACATCACAAGATCTGTTTTAAGTACAACAAAAAGTGATACAACAAGCTCAGGATCACAGCACCACACGACAACCTCTGTTTTAAGCACAACAAGAAGTGATACATATAGCTCAGGAACACAGCCCCATATCAAAACCTTAGGGGTTTCTGATGGCACAAGCTCTTCTTCAAGCCACACCTCAACATCTGCATCAAGCCCCACCCAAGAATTTGCTGTTAGAACCACATCAAGCACCACCACGGAATCTGCTGTTAGAACCACATCAAGCCCCACCACAGAATCTGCTGTAAGCACCACCTCAAGTGCCACTACTGTATTTGCTGTAAGCACCCCCTCAAGCCATAGCACAACCCCTGTCTTAGGCACAAGAAGAAGTAATACAACTAGCTCAGGATCACAGCACCACACCACAACATCAGTTGTGTCTGATGGCACAAGTTCTTCCTCAATCCACAACTCAAAATCTGCCTCAAGTCCCACCACAGAATCTGCTGTAAGCAACATCTCAAGCCAAAGCACAACCCCTGTTTTAGGCACCACCTCAAGCACCATCACAGAATCTGCTGTAAGCCACAGTAAAACCCCTGTTTTGGACACAACAAGAAGTGATAAAACAAGCTCAGGATCACAGCACCCCACCACAGCATTAGGGTTGTCTGATGGCACAAGCTCTTCCTCAAGCCACACCTCAACCTCTGCCTCAAACCTGACCACAGAATCTGCTGACCAAACATCTGTCGTAGGCACAACAGGAAGTTTCACATCTAGCGCAGGATCACAGCACCACATCACAACCTCTGGTGTGTCTGATGGCACAAGTTCTTCCTCAATCCACAACTCAAAATCTGCCTCAAGTCCCACCACAGAATCTGTTGTAAGCAACATCTCAAGCCAAAACACAACCCCTGTTTTAGGCACCACCTCAAGCACCACCACAGAATCTGCTGTAAGCCACAGTAAAACCCCTGTTTtgggcacaacaagaagtgatACAACTAGCTCAGGATCACAGCACCACACCACAACATCAGGTGTGTCTGATAGCACAAGTTCTTCCTCAATCCACAACTCAAAATCTGCCTCAAGTCCCACCACAGAATCTGTTGTAAGCAACATCTCAAGTCAAAGCACAACCCCTGTTTTAGGCACCACCTCAAGCACCACCACAGAATCTGCTGTAAGCCACAGTAAAAACCCTGTTTtgggcacaacaagaagtgatACAACTAGCTCAGGATCACAGCACCACACCATAACCTCAAGTTTGTCTGATGGCACAAGTTCTTCATCAATCCACAACTCAAAATCTGCCTTAAGTCCCACCACAGAATCTGCTGTAAGCAACATCTCAAGCCACAGCACAACCCTTGTTTTAGGCACATCCTCAAGCACCACCACAGGATCTGCTGTAAGCACCAGCTCCAGCCACAGGAAAACCTCTGCTTTAGACACAACAAAAAGTGATACATCTAGGTCAGGATCACAGCACCACACCACAACCTCAGGTGTGTCTGATGGCACAAGTTCTTCCTCAATCCACAACTCAAAATCTGCCTCAAGTCCCACCACAGGATCTGCTGTAAGCAACATCTCAAGCCACAGCACAACCCTTGTTTTAGGCACATCCTCAAGCACCACCACAGGATCTGCTGTAAGCACCAGCTCCAGCCACAGGAAACCCTTTGCTTTAGACACAACAAAAAGTGATACATCTAGGTCAGGATCACAGCACCACACCACAACCTCAGGTGTGTCTGATGGCACAAGTTCTTCCTCAATCCACAACTCAAAATCTGCCTCAAGTCCCACCACAGGATCTGCTGTAAGCCACAGTGAAACCCCCGTTTTGACCATAACAAGAAGTGATACAACTAGCTCAGGATCACGGCACCACACCACAACCTCAGGTGTGTCTGATGTCACAAGTTCTTCCTCGATCCACAACTCAAAATCTGCCTCAAGTCCCACCACAGGATCTGCTGTAAGCCACAGTGAAACCCCCGTTTTGACCATAACAAGAAGTGATACAACTAGCTCAGGATCACGGCACCACACCACAACCTCAGGTGTGTCTGATGTCACAAGTTCTTCCTCCATCCACAACTCAAAATCTGCCTCAAGTCCCACCACAGGATCTGCTGTAAGCCACAGTGAAACCCCCGTTTTGACCATAACAAGAAGTGATACAACTAGCTCAGGATCACGGCACCACACCATAACCTCAGGTGTGTCTGATGTCACAAGTTCTTCATCAATCCACAACTCAAAATCTGCCTTAAGTCCCACCACAGAATCTGCTGTAAGCAACATCTCAAGCCACAGCACAACCCTTGTTTTAGGCACATCCTCAAGCACCACCACAGGATCTGCTGTAAGCACCAGCTCCAGCCACAGGAAACCCTTTGCTTTAGACACAACAAAAAGTGATACATCTAGGTCAGGATCACAGCACCACACCACAACCTCAGGTGTGTCTGATGGCACAAGTTCTTCCTCAATCCACAACTCAAAATCTGCCTCAAGTCCCACCACAGGATCTGCTGTAAGCCACACTGAAACCCCCATTTTGACCATAACAAGAAGTGATACAACTAGCTCAGGATCACGGCACCACACCGCAACCTCAGGTGTGCCTGATGTCACAAGTTCTTCCTCAATCCACAACTTAAAATCTGCCTCAAGTCCCACCACAGGATCTGCTGTAAGCCACAGTGAAACCCCCGTTTTGACCATAACAAGAAGTGATACAACTAGCTCAGGATCACGGCACCACACCACAACCTCAGGTGTGTCTGATGTCACAAGTTCTTCCTCGATCCACAACTCAAAATCTGCCTCAAGTCCCACCACAGGATCTGCTGTAAGCCACAGTGAAACCCCCGTTTTGACCATAACAAGAAGTGATACAACTAGCTCAGGATCACGGCACCACACCATAAACTCAGGTGTGTCTGATGTCACAAGTTCTTCATCAATCCACAACTCAAAATCTGCCTTAAGTCCCACCACAGAATCTGCTGTAAGCAACATCTCAAGCCACAGCACAACCCTTGTTTTAGGCACATCCTCAAGCACCACCACAGGATCTGCTGTAAGCACCAGCTCCAGCCACAGGAAACCCTTTGCTTTAGACACAACAAAAAGTGATACATCTAGGTCAGGATCACAGCACCACACCACAACCTCAGGTGTGTCTGATGGCACAAGTTCTTCCTCAATCCACAACTCAAAATCTGCCTCAAGTCCCACCACAGGATCTGCTGTAAGCCACAGTGAAACCCCCGTTTTGACCATAACAAGAAGTGATACAACTAGCTCAGGATCACGGCACCACACCACAACCTCAGGTGTGTCTGATGTCACAAGTTCTTCCTCGATCCACAACTCAAAATCTGCCTCAAGTCCCATCACAGGATCTGCTGTAAGCCACAGTGAAACCCCCGTTTTGACCATAACAAGAAGTGATACAACTAGATCAGGATCACGGCACCACACCACAACCTCAGGTGTGTCTGATGTCACAAGTTCTTCCTCGATCCACAACTCAAAATCTGCCTCAAGTCCCACCACAGAATCTGCTGTAAGCAACATCTTAAGCCAAAGCACAACCCCTGTTTTAGGCACATCCTCAAGCACCATCACAGAATCTGCTGTAAGCCACAGTAAAACCCCTGTTTtgggcacaacaagaagtgatACAACTAGCTCAGGATCACAGCACCACACCGCAACCTCAAGTCTGTCTGATGGCACAAGTTCTTCCTCAATCCGCACCTCAAAATCTGCCATAGGCCCCACCACACAATCTGCTGTAAGCACCAACTCACATCACAGCACAACTCCTGTTTTAGGCACAACAAGAAGTAAAGGTCACTCTGAAAAAGATTCATCCAGCGAAGACAAAAATAATCCTGAAGACAACT GTCAATCACAAAAGGATCCATCAAGCAAAGGCAAACACAATGCTAAAGACAACAGGGGCAACG GTCAATCTCATGAGGATTCATCCAGGAAAGTCCATATGAAGACTAAGGATACTAATGCTAGAG CCTCTTGTCTTAACACTGCCACCACAAGGAGTCATAACAACCCAACTCAAAAACCCAAGAATCCAGCCGAAACACCCAACAACCCAACTACAAAACCCAACAACCCAACTTCAAAACCCAACTACCCAACTACAAAACCCAACAACACAGCTGAAAAACCCAACAACCCAACTACAAAACCCAACAACCCAACTACAAAACCCAACAACCCAACTACAAATCCCAACAACCGAACTACAAAACCCAACAACTCAACTACAAATCCCAACAACCCAACTACAAAACCCAACAACTCAACTCCACAACCCAACAGCCCAGCTGAAAAACCCAACAACCGAACTACAAAACCCCACAACCCAACTACAAATCCCAACAACCCAACTACAAAACCCAACAACTCAACTACAAATCCCAACAACCCAACTACAAAACCCAACAACTCAACTCCACAACCCAACAACCCAACTACAAAACCCAACAATCCAACTCCTAAACCCAACAACCCAACTCCTAAACCCAATGTTCCTATCCCGCAGACAACTGCTGCAAAGAACAAAGGAATAAATGTTGCCATGTCATATTTGGCATTTTTAATCACAGTAATTTATTTTATCTAG